One window of the Emcibacter sp. genome contains the following:
- a CDS encoding TonB-dependent receptor — MTSHCKSKLLTTSGLAGILLTCCLVAETGLAQEAENEVLELEEVVVTAQFRKQSIKDVPIAMSAYDAEFMRAADMEDMWDVLDLTPGFAGGGTGGSWLNTISVRGIRTNDFGVGGDTSVGVFKDGVYQGRTGAAVTNFYDMERSEALRGPQGFLYGRNTISGAINTITNKPNPEGIEAFGQITLGERNLHEVEAMLNVPLAEGWAARAAAYSVSEDGYITNVADPDGRKLGKYRSRSARFSIGYEGESVEGRVIAEYERRNGDGVVYRSTDLDNVLTDLGFSETEGGREVSTDFPGHDDARIFTLTGLVDWDLGDVIISSVTGYRWHDWDYSEDDDGSSDEFYHWLQNQEVENFSQDIRVASNTDGKLTWLVGVSGYVEKIKAGMGNQSNEDTVCLAYYGLDCVDTYGTFNYHPDGLLELVDIEGTYRGIGVSANATYALTEKLEIDAGVRYSYDEKDFSIGARPVESEIGPFLALGYFSDGMVNDKKSWDDFAPRVALRYTLSDDLTLWGSVTRGYKAGGFSSFSMDLPSPESLGLDPCPWGIYCVLNADGSVPEGTKPLAFEPESVWSYEIGLKGDMADGRVQFDVNAFYYQYKDMQLKYWDTDLFNVVIENVGRVKGYGIEGMVKAQATEKLHVQVGASLMNTKVTEIPDVICDCEGNRLSQQPKFVMTGLIVYNHPLESGEVSASADFRYQSQIYGGLANEDTNSYGGRARVSARIGYYSNDGWGISAYADNLLNDLYYGGGTGAGYPFPQLQFDVVPPRSFGFTVNYRFGG; from the coding sequence ATGACATCTCATTGTAAAAGTAAATTACTGACTACAAGTGGTCTCGCAGGCATTCTTTTGACCTGTTGTCTTGTGGCAGAAACGGGCCTTGCACAGGAAGCGGAAAATGAAGTTCTTGAGCTTGAAGAAGTGGTTGTAACGGCTCAGTTCAGGAAGCAGTCCATCAAGGATGTACCGATTGCCATGTCGGCCTATGACGCTGAATTTATGCGTGCGGCGGATATGGAGGATATGTGGGATGTTCTTGATCTGACACCTGGTTTTGCGGGTGGTGGTACAGGTGGTTCCTGGCTTAATACGATTTCTGTACGTGGCATCAGAACCAATGACTTTGGTGTTGGCGGTGATACCTCTGTTGGTGTTTTCAAGGACGGTGTTTATCAGGGCCGTACCGGTGCAGCGGTCACCAACTTCTATGATATGGAACGGTCCGAGGCCCTGCGTGGACCTCAAGGGTTCCTTTATGGCCGGAATACCATTTCCGGTGCGATCAATACAATCACAAACAAACCCAACCCGGAAGGTATTGAAGCATTTGGCCAGATCACCTTGGGTGAACGTAATCTGCATGAAGTGGAAGCGATGCTGAATGTGCCGCTCGCTGAAGGCTGGGCCGCGCGTGCTGCCGCATATTCCGTTTCGGAAGACGGTTATATCACGAATGTTGCTGATCCGGACGGACGCAAACTGGGTAAATATAGAAGTCGCTCTGCGCGTTTTTCTATAGGTTACGAGGGCGAGTCTGTAGAAGGCAGAGTGATTGCGGAATATGAGCGTCGGAATGGAGACGGTGTAGTTTACCGCAGTACCGACCTTGATAATGTTCTTACAGACCTCGGTTTTTCCGAGACCGAAGGCGGTCGTGAAGTAAGTACGGATTTCCCCGGACATGATGACGCGCGCATTTTTACGCTGACGGGTCTTGTTGACTGGGATCTGGGAGATGTCATTATTTCTTCCGTTACGGGATATCGTTGGCATGACTGGGATTATTCCGAAGATGATGATGGGTCCAGTGATGAGTTTTACCACTGGTTGCAGAATCAGGAAGTTGAAAACTTCTCCCAGGATATTCGGGTTGCCTCAAATACTGACGGAAAGCTGACCTGGCTGGTTGGTGTCTCGGGTTATGTTGAAAAAATTAAGGCCGGAATGGGCAACCAGTCCAATGAAGATACGGTTTGTCTTGCTTATTACGGTCTGGATTGTGTCGACACCTATGGGACATTTAACTATCATCCGGATGGATTGCTTGAACTCGTCGATATCGAAGGAACTTACCGGGGTATAGGCGTTTCTGCCAACGCGACATACGCGTTGACTGAAAAGCTCGAGATAGATGCCGGGGTACGTTACAGTTATGACGAAAAAGACTTCAGTATTGGCGCTCGTCCGGTGGAGAGTGAGATCGGACCATTCCTGGCTTTGGGGTACTTTAGCGATGGCATGGTCAATGACAAAAAATCCTGGGATGATTTCGCGCCACGTGTTGCCTTGCGCTACACTTTATCAGATGATCTGACTTTGTGGGGCAGTGTCACACGAGGTTATAAAGCGGGTGGCTTCAGCAGTTTCAGTATGGATTTACCATCGCCTGAATCGCTCGGTTTGGATCCTTGTCCTTGGGGAATTTACTGTGTGTTGAATGCGGATGGATCTGTTCCCGAGGGCACTAAACCATTGGCATTTGAACCTGAATCGGTCTGGAGTTACGAAATTGGCCTCAAGGGTGACATGGCGGACGGCAGGGTGCAGTTCGATGTAAATGCCTTCTATTATCAATACAAGGATATGCAGCTCAAATACTGGGACACAGACCTGTTTAATGTAGTTATTGAAAATGTCGGTCGCGTGAAAGGTTACGGCATTGAAGGCATGGTCAAGGCCCAGGCAACAGAGAAACTGCATGTTCAGGTTGGTGCATCGTTAATGAACACCAAGGTGACCGAGATTCCGGATGTGATTTGTGACTGTGAGGGTAATCGCCTTTCCCAGCAGCCCAAGTTTGTTATGACCGGTCTCATTGTTTATAATCATCCGCTTGAAAGTGGTGAGGTTTCTGCCAGCGCTGACTTCCGTTACCAGAGTCAGATCTATGGTGGCTTGGCAAATGAGGACACTAACTCATATGGTGGTCGTGCCCGAGTATCAGCGCGCATTGGGTATTATTCCAATGATGGCTGGGGAATTTCAGCTTATGCCGACAATCTGTTGAATGACCTTTATTATGGTGGCGGAACAGGGGCTGGATATCCCTTCCCGCAACTGCAATTTGATGTAGTTCCGCCAAGATCCTTTGGCTTTACTGTAAATTACCGCTTCGGAGGTTAG
- a CDS encoding CehA/McbA family metallohydrolase: MLKSFVGLFLLICVPLNFSFAQKVRQPVFSHVEAPHNYYWRGIYLPHLTSGPATGTFSPDGNEVIYSMAGSLWRQKVGDSNAYELTSGKGYDYQPDWSKDGKFVVFSRRQKDAMELYSLEIESGKVNRLTDFGAVTVEPRVSPDGLKLAFVSSFKNGNFNLYVADITEKGLANIRAIVEGHESKIDRYYYGELDHAINPSWSPDGSRLIYVSNPEVAWGTGDIWSVSVENPDDRTRILSEETTWDARPEIAPDGNRVLYSSYRGRQWNQLWLTTIDGAPPLPLTFGEFDRKYARWSWDARKIVYTSNETGNLSLHVMESVGGKVTDIKPLKRHYKHDMESMVLKVEDEEGNPVSARVSILSKSDGRHYGPRDARMMADDYFMPDRQDHETHYFFCDKTCTIEAPLGKLQISTFKGLEHMPDHRTVRLKKGGRVENITLQSVRLPSEFGKFLSADFHHHMNYGGQYRMNFDSMVADAEAEDLDIVYNLIVNKEERVPSINEFTSEGRTVGNVTVFQAQETHTSYWGHLGVLHLQDRILLPDFSSYRHTALASPYPHNGIFSDLAHEQGALVGYVHPFEIGIDNLDNFEKLTHTLPVDVALGKTDYLEVVSFADHFATAGVWYRLLNLGFRLSAGAGTDTMGNLASLRGPIGLNRAYLASDSREPEALKEAIKSGKGFVTNGPLLGLKINGVAPGGSVKLKSGGQSVRVRASMRSMVPVQNVELVLNGKVIKTLAVKNDGHSADFDGEIEIEDGGWLLLRANSKDAHSDVQDLYPYGTTNPVWLESPDGAPFAPEDAKYFMHWIDLVMKDASARQDYNSEWERTETLEYLIRARKVFEQMSLER; this comes from the coding sequence ATGTTGAAATCATTTGTGGGACTTTTTTTATTGATTTGTGTGCCGCTGAATTTTTCCTTTGCGCAGAAAGTACGCCAACCGGTATTCAGTCATGTTGAGGCCCCGCATAATTATTACTGGCGTGGCATTTACCTTCCCCATCTGACCAGCGGTCCTGCGACCGGCACTTTCTCCCCGGACGGGAATGAAGTGATATATAGCATGGCCGGGTCACTCTGGCGGCAAAAAGTTGGAGACTCCAATGCCTATGAGTTAACTTCAGGCAAGGGATATGATTATCAGCCGGACTGGTCGAAGGACGGCAAGTTCGTTGTATTTAGCCGTCGCCAAAAAGATGCAATGGAACTTTACAGCCTGGAAATTGAAAGTGGCAAAGTCAACAGGCTTACAGATTTTGGTGCTGTCACTGTCGAACCCAGAGTATCGCCCGATGGTTTGAAGCTGGCCTTTGTCTCAAGTTTCAAGAATGGAAATTTTAATCTCTATGTTGCGGATATAACGGAAAAAGGTCTCGCCAATATCCGGGCGATCGTGGAGGGACATGAGTCCAAAATAGATCGTTATTATTACGGCGAACTAGATCACGCCATAAATCCGAGCTGGTCACCGGACGGTTCACGGCTGATTTATGTAAGTAATCCTGAAGTGGCCTGGGGAACAGGAGACATCTGGTCTGTATCAGTCGAAAATCCTGATGACCGGACCCGGATTCTGTCGGAGGAAACAACCTGGGATGCCCGCCCTGAAATTGCGCCGGACGGCAACCGCGTACTTTACAGCAGCTACCGTGGCCGCCAATGGAATCAGTTGTGGCTGACGACTATTGATGGGGCGCCACCCCTTCCGCTGACTTTCGGCGAGTTTGATCGGAAGTATGCGCGGTGGTCGTGGGATGCGAGGAAAATAGTCTATACCAGCAATGAAACAGGTAACCTGTCGCTGCATGTGATGGAATCTGTGGGGGGTAAGGTTACTGACATAAAACCCCTCAAACGGCATTACAAACATGATATGGAAAGTATGGTCCTGAAAGTTGAAGATGAAGAGGGAAACCCCGTATCTGCCAGAGTTAGTATTCTCAGCAAGTCAGATGGGAGGCATTACGGCCCCCGTGATGCCCGAATGATGGCAGATGATTATTTTATGCCGGACCGTCAAGATCATGAAACCCATTATTTCTTTTGCGACAAGACATGCACGATTGAGGCGCCTTTGGGAAAGCTCCAGATTTCGACTTTCAAAGGGTTGGAACATATGCCAGATCATCGCACTGTTAGGCTGAAAAAGGGTGGGCGCGTTGAGAACATTACCCTTCAGTCGGTCCGGTTACCCTCTGAGTTTGGTAAGTTTCTGAGCGCGGATTTCCATCATCATATGAATTATGGCGGCCAGTACCGCATGAACTTTGACTCGATGGTTGCAGATGCCGAGGCCGAGGATCTTGATATTGTTTATAATTTGATAGTGAACAAGGAAGAGCGAGTTCCGAGTATTAATGAATTCACTTCGGAAGGCCGGACGGTGGGAAATGTGACCGTGTTTCAGGCTCAGGAAACCCATACTAGTTATTGGGGCCACCTAGGGGTATTACACCTTCAGGACCGGATATTGTTACCGGATTTTTCAAGTTATCGTCATACCGCTCTGGCTTCACCATATCCACATAATGGCATATTTTCTGATCTGGCGCATGAGCAGGGTGCCCTGGTAGGGTATGTTCACCCCTTTGAAATCGGGATCGATAATCTGGATAATTTTGAAAAATTAACCCACACTCTTCCGGTTGATGTTGCTCTTGGGAAAACAGACTATCTGGAAGTGGTTTCGTTTGCGGATCATTTTGCCACGGCAGGTGTCTGGTACAGATTGTTGAACCTGGGTTTCCGGCTGTCGGCAGGCGCCGGTACGGACACAATGGGCAATCTTGCCTCTTTAAGGGGACCAATCGGTCTAAACAGAGCCTATTTGGCAAGCGACAGTCGCGAACCCGAGGCACTTAAAGAAGCCATCAAGTCCGGAAAGGGCTTTGTAACTAATGGACCATTATTGGGGTTGAAAATAAATGGAGTGGCTCCCGGTGGATCGGTAAAACTCAAGTCGGGAGGTCAGTCGGTCCGGGTCAGGGCGTCAATGAGATCAATGGTTCCGGTGCAAAATGTGGAGCTGGTGCTTAATGGCAAGGTTATAAAAACACTTGCTGTGAAAAACGATGGTCACAGTGCCGATTTTGATGGCGAGATCGAGATTGAGGATGGTGGGTGGTTGCTGCTGCGGGCCAACAGCAAGGATGCACATTCTGATGTGCAGGATCTTTATCCTTACGGCACAACCAACCCTGTGTGGCTGGAAAGTCCTGACGGAGCTCCCTTTGCACCAGAGGATGCAAAATATTTCATGCATTGGATTGATCTGGTCATGAAAGATGCGTCTGCTCGTCAGGATTATAATTCTGAATGGGAGCGTACCGAAACGCTGGAATATCTTATACGAGCCCGAAAGGTTTTTGAGCAGATGAGCCTTGAACGTTAG
- the nhaC gene encoding Na+/H+ antiporter NhaC — translation MNKNEGNVLPLPPLWAALVPICFLITLLAAAVYFFGSDSSSGATQIALLMTASLAAAIAVYLGHSWVEIETAIIDGITVALRAILILLVVGALIGTWIAGGIVPTLIVYGLEILDPAYFYLASCIICAIVSLSTGSSWTTAGTVGVALIGVAQAFDLSPAITAGAIISGAYFGDKMSPLSDSTNLTAAVARADLFDHIRNMVWTTAPGILIALVLYAALGFGAGSSENMDLSATTDAINSIFYTGWPMLIPLLVVLGLAALRMPPIPTLLLGTLLGAVYAIVFQTDALSQYGVFLGGGDYVGVKAMWTAFFAGFKVVTGNEAVDELLSRGGMSSMLTTVWLILSAMILGAVLEHTGMIARLIGASMASMKRVGSLIATTVSVCIGTNIIASDQYIAIVVPGRMLAPTYERLGLAPSALSRTLEDSATLTSPLVPWNTCGAFMAATLGVATFDYLPFCFLGLLTPLIAILYGYLGIKIVRREEKTQG, via the coding sequence ATGAATAAAAATGAAGGAAACGTGCTGCCGTTACCCCCATTGTGGGCGGCTCTGGTCCCCATATGTTTTCTGATCACACTTTTAGCCGCGGCGGTCTATTTCTTTGGATCGGATTCTTCGTCAGGTGCGACTCAAATCGCATTGTTGATGACGGCAAGTTTAGCAGCGGCAATCGCCGTGTATCTGGGGCACAGCTGGGTTGAAATTGAAACTGCAATCATTGACGGCATTACCGTGGCGCTTCGGGCGATTTTGATCCTTTTGGTGGTTGGAGCCCTGATTGGGACCTGGATTGCAGGGGGAATAGTGCCCACGCTTATTGTCTATGGCCTGGAGATTCTTGATCCAGCTTATTTTTACCTCGCAAGTTGTATCATTTGTGCGATTGTTTCGCTTAGCACAGGCAGTTCCTGGACTACGGCAGGAACAGTAGGAGTGGCTCTGATTGGCGTGGCACAGGCGTTTGACCTTTCCCCTGCCATCACGGCTGGTGCGATTATTTCGGGTGCTTATTTCGGTGACAAGATGTCGCCTCTGTCGGATTCGACAAATCTGACGGCCGCAGTCGCACGGGCCGACCTTTTTGATCATATTCGGAATATGGTATGGACCACGGCGCCGGGTATTTTGATTGCCTTGGTTCTTTATGCTGCCTTGGGTTTTGGGGCCGGATCTTCCGAAAATATGGATTTGTCGGCAACCACCGACGCCATCAATTCAATTTTTTATACCGGCTGGCCCATGTTGATCCCTTTGCTTGTGGTTTTGGGGCTTGCTGCACTGCGAATGCCTCCGATACCCACACTTCTTTTGGGAACGCTTCTTGGTGCTGTATATGCAATCGTGTTTCAGACCGATGCTCTGAGCCAATATGGCGTTTTTCTTGGTGGCGGCGATTATGTTGGCGTCAAGGCAATGTGGACGGCATTTTTTGCCGGCTTCAAAGTTGTTACCGGGAACGAGGCTGTGGATGAGCTGCTGAGCCGAGGCGGCATGAGCAGCATGCTCACAACGGTATGGCTGATACTGTCGGCAATGATCCTTGGCGCTGTACTTGAACACACAGGCATGATCGCTCGCCTGATTGGTGCCTCAATGGCCTCGATGAAAAGGGTGGGTTCTTTGATTGCGACAACGGTTTCCGTGTGTATTGGAACAAATATCATAGCCAGTGACCAATATATTGCGATTGTTGTTCCCGGGCGTATGTTGGCGCCTACATATGAGCGTCTGGGTCTTGCACCATCAGCCTTGTCTCGTACGCTTGAGGATTCAGCAACGCTGACCTCTCCGCTTGTGCCATGGAATACCTGTGGTGCCTTTATGGCGGCAACACTTGGTGTAGCAACGTTTGACTATCTGCCTTTCTGTTTTCTAGGTCTTCTCACACCACTGATCGCTATTCTGTATGGTTATCTCGGCATAAAGATTGTTCGAAGAGAAGAGAAAACTCAAGGCTAA
- the acs gene encoding acetate--CoA ligase, with amino-acid sequence MNDELIFKVSQDALERTNCTNEQYLEKYALSITDQESFWGEEGKRLDWIKPYSIVKSTSFDNDVSIKWFEDGTLNASVNCIDRHLPQRENDVALIWEGDEPDASKQVTYGELYDRVCRFANLLKVRGVKKGDRVTIYMPMILEAVYAMLACARIGAVHSVVFGGFSPEALAGRIIDCGSDVVITADEGVRGARKVPLKANVDKALEQCPDVSSVIVVRRTGAEVNWDDTRDVWYHLEADKVAPECPPEEMNAEDPLFILYTSGSTGKPKGVLHTTGGYMVWASMTHEYVFDYRKEEVFWCTADIGWITGHSYIVYGPLANGATTLVFEGVPTYPDASRFWQVCEKHRVNIFYTAPTAIRALMRLGDEPVKKYDRSSIRLLGSVGEPINPEAWLWYYRVVGEERSPIVDTWWQTETGGVMISPLPGATDLKPGSASRPMFGVQPALVDSDGNILEGAAEGNLVIKDSWPGQMRSIYNDHERFIQTYFSTYRGLYFTGDGCRRDEDGYYWITGRVDDVINVSGHRIGTAEVESALVAHEGVSEAAVVGFPHEIKGQGIYAYVTPPEGLEPSEELRIELVQWVRREIGPLATPDFIQFATGLPKTRSGKIMRRILRKIAENDFDSLGDTSTLAEPAVVSDLIRNRMGS; translated from the coding sequence ATGAATGATGAATTGATCTTTAAAGTGTCTCAGGATGCACTCGAGAGAACGAACTGTACAAATGAACAGTACCTGGAAAAATATGCCCTTTCCATAACGGATCAGGAAAGTTTCTGGGGTGAAGAAGGAAAACGCCTCGACTGGATCAAACCCTATTCCATTGTTAAAAGCACAAGCTTCGATAATGATGTGTCTATCAAATGGTTTGAGGATGGCACCCTCAATGCGTCGGTCAATTGCATAGACCGGCACCTGCCACAGCGTGAGAATGATGTCGCGCTGATATGGGAGGGAGATGAACCTGACGCGAGCAAACAGGTCACGTATGGTGAACTCTATGACCGGGTTTGCCGTTTTGCCAACCTGCTTAAGGTCCGGGGTGTCAAGAAAGGTGACAGGGTCACCATCTACATGCCAATGATTTTGGAAGCTGTATATGCCATGCTCGCCTGTGCGCGAATTGGCGCTGTGCATTCAGTTGTATTTGGCGGGTTCTCGCCCGAGGCGCTGGCGGGTCGTATAATTGATTGTGGTTCTGATGTGGTTATCACAGCAGATGAGGGGGTGCGCGGTGCGCGGAAAGTGCCATTAAAGGCCAATGTTGACAAGGCCTTGGAGCAGTGTCCGGATGTGAGTTCAGTTATCGTGGTTCGTCGTACCGGGGCAGAGGTGAACTGGGACGATACGCGTGATGTCTGGTATCATCTTGAAGCAGATAAAGTTGCGCCTGAATGTCCTCCAGAAGAGATGAATGCTGAAGATCCGCTTTTCATTCTTTATACATCGGGATCGACGGGCAAACCTAAAGGTGTCTTGCATACTACGGGCGGTTATATGGTCTGGGCATCCATGACCCATGAATATGTTTTTGATTACCGGAAAGAGGAAGTGTTCTGGTGTACAGCAGATATAGGCTGGATTACTGGCCATAGCTATATCGTTTACGGGCCTTTGGCAAATGGCGCTACGACACTTGTTTTCGAGGGCGTGCCTACTTACCCCGATGCCAGTCGTTTCTGGCAGGTTTGTGAGAAACATCGTGTAAATATCTTTTATACGGCCCCGACTGCCATTCGGGCCCTGATGCGCCTGGGAGATGAACCGGTAAAAAAATACGACCGGTCTTCAATCCGTCTTCTGGGGTCAGTAGGAGAGCCGATCAACCCGGAAGCATGGTTATGGTATTATCGGGTAGTTGGAGAAGAACGGTCACCCATTGTGGATACCTGGTGGCAGACGGAAACAGGCGGTGTGATGATTTCACCTTTGCCTGGGGCGACGGACCTTAAGCCTGGGTCTGCGTCACGTCCGATGTTTGGTGTGCAACCCGCCTTGGTGGATTCTGATGGGAATATTCTTGAGGGGGCTGCCGAGGGTAACCTGGTTATCAAAGACAGCTGGCCGGGTCAAATGCGGTCGATTTACAATGACCACGAACGGTTTATTCAGACATATTTCTCCACTTATCGGGGCCTCTACTTTACAGGAGACGGGTGTCGTCGTGATGAAGATGGTTATTACTGGATTACAGGCCGTGTAGATGATGTCATTAATGTCTCCGGTCATCGGATCGGGACAGCCGAAGTAGAATCCGCGCTTGTTGCTCACGAAGGGGTTTCCGAGGCGGCTGTAGTCGGTTTTCCGCATGAAATCAAGGGACAAGGCATCTATGCTTATGTTACACCTCCGGAGGGTCTTGAACCGAGCGAAGAACTTCGCATAGAATTGGTGCAGTGGGTACGGCGTGAGATCGGCCCTCTTGCAACACCCGATTTTATCCAGTTTGCGACGGGGCTCCCGAAAACCCGTTCTGGCAAGATCATGCGACGGATTTTGCGCAAGATTGCAGAAAATGATTTTGACAGTCTCGGTGATACTTCCACGCTCGCGGAACCCGCTGTGGTTAGCGATCTGATCAGGAACCGTATGGGCTCTTGA
- a CDS encoding putative nucleotidyltransferase substrate binding domain-containing protein, which translates to MTAELTDIVNFLAEHHPFKAMTSEALSAVARKINISYARRGSTVLTPGQKNTNLFMIRKGAVELHEGGINFTARLGEGNFFGYPSLFRDGVIRNGVTAIEDSLLYALPEEEFKTLLGEHKSFMQFFATNETDRLRHALQESQRRGLQGQLTDGEIQFLGLNLEALIKHEPICVSPETSIQEAALIMSGRHVSTVLVTESEQLRGIFTDKDLRRRVVAKGHDIRDQVGNVMTPGPLTLPPETPAIRALLAMMQHNFHHVPVVDEEGKVRGLVSASDILNRLSSNAVYNAARIESAENVKTVIETVQSVPEIVLSLMKTGVSADMTGHVVSSIGEAAHKKLLMLAEQELGPPPVPYALLAFGSLARCDQTALSDQDNGFVLSDDYIEREHGDYFKKLAERMCEDLDAAGYVFCGGNIMASNDQLRIPLSDWKKTFDKWFSEPDPKAVMHATIFFDLRGIYGDLSLVDKLKAHITEKAVKSHIFLAHLTENARQSHVPLGFFRRFILLRNKEHADRFDIKKQGVVPIQDITRTHALAHGIEAVNTLERLARLKEMKILAPEDADNLHDAYEFIAEVRFRHQARQIQRGDKADNYVDPDELSTLEREHLRDAFEIVRRAQERLSRDYGGGIY; encoded by the coding sequence ATGACCGCAGAGCTGACAGATATTGTAAATTTCCTCGCGGAACATCATCCCTTTAAAGCGATGACGTCGGAAGCCTTGTCCGCCGTCGCCCGGAAAATAAATATCTCCTATGCGCGCCGGGGCAGCACGGTGCTGACGCCCGGGCAGAAAAACACCAACCTCTTTATGATCCGCAAGGGCGCCGTCGAGCTTCATGAAGGCGGGATTAATTTTACCGCCCGACTGGGGGAAGGGAATTTTTTCGGCTATCCCTCCCTGTTCCGGGACGGGGTCATCCGGAACGGTGTCACCGCCATTGAGGACAGCCTGCTTTATGCCCTGCCCGAGGAGGAATTCAAGACCCTTCTCGGCGAGCACAAGTCCTTTATGCAGTTTTTTGCCACCAACGAAACAGACAGGCTGCGTCATGCCCTGCAGGAAAGTCAACGCCGGGGTCTGCAGGGACAATTGACCGACGGGGAAATCCAGTTCCTGGGCCTGAATCTTGAAGCGCTGATCAAACACGAACCCATATGTGTTTCGCCGGAAACCTCCATCCAGGAAGCGGCGCTGATCATGAGCGGCAGACATGTGTCTACCGTCCTTGTTACGGAGTCAGAACAATTACGGGGAATCTTTACCGACAAGGATCTGAGGCGGCGGGTTGTGGCCAAAGGTCACGACATCCGGGACCAGGTCGGCAATGTGATGACGCCGGGCCCTCTCACCCTGCCGCCGGAAACGCCGGCCATCCGGGCGCTGCTGGCCATGATGCAGCATAATTTCCACCATGTGCCGGTGGTAGACGAGGAAGGCAAGGTGCGCGGGCTGGTCAGCGCCAGCGATATTCTCAACCGTCTCTCTTCCAACGCCGTCTATAATGCGGCCCGGATCGAAAGTGCGGAAAATGTCAAAACGGTGATCGAGACGGTGCAGTCGGTGCCGGAAATCGTTCTCAGCCTGATGAAAACCGGGGTCAGCGCCGATATGACAGGCCACGTGGTGTCCTCCATCGGTGAGGCCGCCCACAAAAAACTTCTGATGCTGGCGGAACAGGAACTGGGGCCGCCGCCGGTGCCCTATGCCCTTTTGGCCTTCGGATCTCTGGCCCGCTGCGACCAGACCGCGCTGTCGGATCAGGATAACGGTTTCGTGCTGTCCGATGACTATATAGAAAGAGAGCACGGCGATTATTTTAAAAAACTTGCCGAGAGAATGTGCGAGGATCTCGACGCGGCCGGTTATGTCTTTTGCGGCGGCAATATTATGGCCAGTAACGACCAGTTGCGCATCCCTCTGTCGGACTGGAAAAAGACTTTTGACAAGTGGTTCAGCGAACCGGATCCCAAGGCCGTCATGCATGCCACCATATTTTTCGACCTGCGCGGCATTTATGGTGACCTTTCCCTGGTAGACAAGCTGAAGGCACATATCACCGAAAAAGCGGTCAAGAGCCATATTTTCCTGGCGCACCTCACAGAAAACGCCCGCCAGTCCCACGTGCCGCTGGGATTCTTCCGGCGCTTTATCCTGTTGCGCAACAAGGAACATGCGGACCGGTTTGATATCAAGAAACAGGGGGTTGTGCCGATCCAGGATATCACCCGCACCCATGCCCTGGCTCACGGGATTGAGGCGGTGAACACGCTGGAACGGCTGGCCCGGCTGAAGGAAATGAAAATCCTGGCACCGGAAGATGCGGACAACCTGCACGATGCCTATGAGTTTATTGCCGAAGTCCGTTTCCGGCACCAGGCCCGTCAGATCCAGCGCGGCGACAAGGCAGACAACTATGTGGACCCGGATGAACTGTCTACCCTGGAGCGGGAACATCTGCGCGATGCTTTCGAAATAGTCCGCAGGGCGCAGGAGCGTTTGTCCCGGGACTATGGCGGCGGAATCTATTGA